In the Aromatoleum bremense genome, one interval contains:
- a CDS encoding long-chain-fatty-acid--CoA ligase, protein MLKGLMQDAPLLVSSLIEHAARCHPDAEIVSRTAEGTINRCTYQDVGRRSKGLATALLGLGVGPGERIGTLAWNGYRHMEMYYGVSGIGAVLHTIHPRQFPEQLEYVVNHAEDRLLFFDVTFAPLVERLAPLLRTVEHFVAMTDRKNLPLSDIPNLLCYEDLIADRGKDFAWPTFDETSASSLCYTGGTTGTPKGVLYSHRSTLLHAFALCAADSMALSANEVALLATPMFHVSAWGVPYAAAMCGMKLVLPGPANDGRSLYSLMRDERATLALGAPNVWEPVFAHADATHRNPRKDLCLRRVIVGGAPLGSELTDQFASRFGATVTQVWGMTETSPIGAVCAPLPKHAGASGNPAAAPGTTQGRSPFGIEMRIVDDAGRKLPHDGQTKGHLLLRGPWVAAGYFGSTDASLLDADGFFDTGDIATIDQDGYLQVTDRAADAIRYGDEWMSSGELETLAVAHPGVFEAAVIALACAPSRERRLLVVLKRTDFELSREDMLEYLAARLDRCWLPDDVAFVEHLPHTATGKVRKGQLREMFANHSWPTDRAVPTI, encoded by the coding sequence ATGCTCAAGGGACTCATGCAGGATGCCCCCCTGCTGGTATCTTCTCTGATCGAACATGCGGCAAGGTGTCACCCCGATGCGGAAATCGTTTCGCGGACGGCGGAAGGGACGATCAATCGCTGCACCTACCAGGACGTCGGCCGACGGTCGAAAGGACTCGCGACGGCACTGCTCGGCCTCGGCGTCGGGCCCGGTGAACGAATCGGGACCCTGGCGTGGAATGGATATCGTCATATGGAGATGTACTACGGCGTATCCGGCATCGGCGCCGTTCTTCATACCATTCATCCGCGGCAATTCCCGGAGCAGCTCGAATACGTCGTCAATCACGCCGAAGACCGGCTCCTGTTCTTCGACGTCACCTTTGCGCCGCTGGTGGAACGCCTGGCGCCACTCCTCAGGACGGTCGAGCACTTCGTGGCGATGACCGACCGCAAGAACCTTCCACTGAGCGACATTCCGAATCTGCTGTGTTACGAAGACCTGATCGCCGACCGCGGCAAAGACTTCGCATGGCCTACCTTCGATGAAACCTCGGCCTCGTCGCTGTGCTACACCGGCGGAACCACGGGAACGCCCAAGGGGGTCCTGTATTCGCATCGATCGACTCTGCTGCACGCCTTCGCGCTATGCGCGGCCGACAGCATGGCCCTTTCGGCCAATGAGGTCGCGTTGCTTGCGACGCCGATGTTCCACGTCAGCGCCTGGGGCGTTCCCTACGCGGCGGCGATGTGCGGCATGAAGCTCGTGCTGCCGGGGCCGGCCAATGATGGCAGGAGCCTGTACAGCCTGATGCGCGATGAACGGGCGACCCTCGCGCTCGGCGCTCCCAATGTCTGGGAGCCGGTATTCGCCCATGCCGATGCCACGCATCGAAATCCCAGGAAGGACCTTTGTCTGCGGCGGGTCATCGTCGGCGGAGCTCCGTTGGGCAGCGAGCTGACGGACCAATTCGCGTCGAGGTTCGGCGCTACCGTCACGCAGGTCTGGGGGATGACGGAAACCTCGCCGATCGGCGCCGTTTGCGCCCCCCTTCCGAAGCATGCCGGTGCGTCGGGGAATCCGGCGGCAGCGCCGGGAACCACGCAGGGCCGCTCGCCGTTCGGCATCGAAATGCGCATCGTCGACGACGCCGGCCGGAAGCTGCCGCACGATGGGCAGACGAAGGGCCACTTGCTCTTGCGGGGCCCTTGGGTCGCCGCCGGTTACTTCGGATCGACGGACGCGTCGCTGCTCGACGCGGACGGATTCTTCGATACCGGCGATATCGCAACGATCGACCAGGATGGCTATCTGCAGGTCACCGACCGAGCCGCCGATGCGATCAGATACGGCGACGAATGGATGTCTTCGGGCGAACTCGAAACGCTCGCAGTGGCCCACCCAGGGGTTTTCGAGGCCGCGGTCATCGCGCTTGCCTGCGCACCATCGCGCGAGCGTCGGCTTCTGGTTGTTCTGAAGAGAACCGATTTCGAATTGAGCCGGGAGGACATGCTCGAATACCTTGCAGCCAGGCTCGACCGGTGCTGGTTACCGGACGACGTGGCCTTCGTGGAGCATCTTCCGCATACGGCGACCGGAAAGGTGCGCAAGGGGCAGTTGCGGGAGATGTTCGCCAATCACAGCTGGCCGACGGACCGCGCAGTCCCGACCATCTGA
- a CDS encoding methyl-accepting chemotaxis protein codes for MDRFTIKGKLVLLALSSLAILGLVGATGWFGVVRLGNSLDTVSARMWTANVLTGIRLAQLNSASESVRAEFAKFDALADKGDALQEVNGFYAYALGKKQELHQKAEQSYEAYARLPKTAAEDALWQAFQADWKAHEETTEAFHRHLKLLATLDDWNRVPNELSTLSFQEDDWLHSTRKVADHLDKLLELNHAASEETRKNGELAKATAMGIIGAIVAGAIVGLAALAWLIVRDVVGSLERMRQAIAHVAASDDFTARIAVKGKDEAAQTALAFNVLVAKMQASLHEVLKNAEKISEAAQHTLGAARRMSEASSTQSGEAAAMAAAIEEMTTSIQHIAGSASDARSRARDAGAGAEQGKDIIARSAGEMDLIADSIGHAADTIGELGRQSEQISHVIRVIDDLADQTNLLALNAAIEAARAGEQGRGFAVVADEVRKLAERTTRSTEEITRMVQAMQTSARNAVTGMGSVTAKVSAGKDLSDQAAGRMNGIHADATQVSDAINEISAALHEQGSAAEEVARRVEVVAQMSEGNCNAANETAVIAGDLSGLAGALRASANRFKV; via the coding sequence ATGGATCGCTTCACCATCAAAGGCAAACTGGTCTTGCTGGCCTTGTCGTCCCTGGCCATTCTCGGACTGGTGGGCGCCACCGGCTGGTTCGGGGTCGTGCGGCTCGGTAACTCGCTGGACACGGTCAGCGCACGCATGTGGACCGCCAACGTCCTGACGGGCATCCGGCTGGCGCAGCTGAATTCGGCCAGCGAAAGCGTCCGCGCGGAGTTCGCCAAGTTCGATGCCCTGGCCGACAAGGGCGACGCACTGCAGGAAGTGAATGGTTTCTATGCGTACGCCCTCGGCAAGAAGCAGGAGCTCCACCAGAAGGCCGAACAGTCCTACGAGGCCTATGCGCGCCTGCCCAAGACCGCTGCGGAGGACGCCCTGTGGCAGGCCTTCCAGGCCGACTGGAAAGCCCACGAGGAAACCACCGAGGCGTTTCACCGACATCTGAAGCTGTTGGCAACCCTCGACGACTGGAACCGGGTGCCGAACGAGCTGAGTACCCTGAGCTTCCAGGAGGACGACTGGCTGCACAGCACCAGAAAGGTGGCTGACCACCTCGACAAGCTCCTCGAACTCAACCACGCGGCCTCCGAAGAGACGCGCAAGAACGGCGAGCTCGCCAAGGCGACGGCAATGGGCATCATCGGCGCCATCGTCGCCGGCGCCATCGTTGGCCTGGCAGCCCTGGCCTGGCTGATCGTGCGCGATGTCGTGGGTTCCCTGGAGCGGATGCGCCAAGCCATCGCCCACGTGGCGGCGAGCGACGACTTCACGGCGCGCATCGCGGTCAAGGGCAAGGACGAGGCGGCGCAGACGGCCCTGGCGTTCAATGTACTGGTCGCCAAGATGCAGGCCTCGCTGCACGAGGTGCTGAAAAACGCCGAGAAGATTTCGGAGGCGGCGCAGCACACGCTGGGCGCCGCCCGGCGGATGTCGGAAGCCTCGTCGACGCAAAGCGGCGAGGCGGCGGCCATGGCGGCGGCCATCGAGGAGATGACCACCAGCATCCAGCACATCGCGGGGAGCGCCAGCGACGCCCGGTCGCGGGCCCGCGACGCCGGCGCGGGGGCGGAACAGGGCAAGGACATCATCGCCCGCAGCGCCGGCGAGATGGACCTCATCGCCGATTCTATCGGCCACGCTGCAGACACCATCGGCGAGCTTGGCCGGCAGTCCGAGCAGATTTCTCACGTCATCCGGGTCATCGACGATCTGGCGGACCAGACCAACCTGCTGGCGCTGAACGCGGCCATCGAGGCTGCGCGGGCCGGCGAACAGGGCCGCGGCTTCGCGGTGGTCGCCGATGAAGTGCGCAAGCTGGCCGAGCGCACGACCCGCTCCACCGAGGAGATCACGCGGATGGTTCAGGCTATGCAGACCTCGGCCCGCAATGCGGTGACCGGCATGGGGTCGGTGACGGCGAAAGTGAGCGCCGGCAAGGATCTGTCGGATCAGGCGGCCGGTCGCATGAACGGCATCCACGCCGACGCCACACAGGTATCGGACGCCATCAACGAGATATCGGCCGCCCTCCATGAGCAGGGCAGCGCGGCCGAGGAAGTCGCCCGCCGTGTGGAGGTCGTGGCGCAGATGAGCGAAGGCAACTGCAACGCCGCCAACGAAACCGCTGTCATTGCCGGCGATCTGAGCGGTCTGGCCGGGGCCCTGCGCGCGTCCGCCAATCGCTTCAAGGTATGA
- a CDS encoding vWA domain-containing protein yields the protein MCVDTSGSMQGGAEAVAKAVVLEAARAAHRQRRPCHVFCFGGPDEIVELEMSFDAQGVERLTRFLAQSFRGGTDICGPLEKALARLADDRWQLADLLIVSNGEYGATRETAAAVERTEDEQGLRVQGILIGDRETIGFLEVADDICWLRDWRHFGGSTADSPVHSKSLTATYFPGALRSPENRAATVVWGTRGTGTADSISVLLGRQLHTRPITS from the coding sequence GTGTGCGTCGATACCTCGGGTTCGATGCAGGGCGGGGCGGAGGCGGTCGCAAAGGCGGTCGTTCTCGAAGCGGCGCGGGCCGCGCATCGTCAGCGGCGCCCTTGTCATGTCTTCTGTTTCGGCGGCCCGGACGAGATCGTCGAACTCGAAATGTCCTTCGACGCACAGGGCGTCGAACGCTTGACGCGCTTCCTCGCCCAGAGCTTCCGCGGCGGCACCGACATCTGCGGACCCCTCGAAAAAGCGCTTGCGCGCCTCGCCGACGATCGCTGGCAACTCGCCGACCTCCTGATCGTCTCCAACGGCGAGTATGGGGCCACGCGGGAAACCGCGGCTGCGGTCGAGCGCACGGAGGACGAGCAGGGTCTGCGCGTGCAGGGTATCCTGATCGGCGACCGTGAAACGATCGGCTTCCTGGAAGTCGCCGACGACATCTGCTGGCTGCGCGACTGGCGCCACTTCGGCGGTTCGACGGCCGACTCCCCGGTGCATTCGAAGAGCCTGACTGCGACGTATTTCCCGGGCGCGCTGCGCTCGCCGGAGAACCGCGCGGCGACGGTGGTCTGGGGGACGAGAGGAACAGGGACGGCTGACAGCATTTCCGTGCTGCTTGGGCGCCAACTGCACACGAGACCGATAACGAGTTGA
- a CDS encoding Rossmann-like domain-containing protein, producing the protein MSIATELIALLERFAARSALPRVRALHVPPPSAAGTKSGEFCALELEDGSIGLSYVLLGDTLVSLAADPEFATLAGSDSLAVARWYASASGAKRTVGFAAVNALTRCLFERAGFIPDAAADSIGLLDPQPGEHIGMIGFFSPLVPRIVAAGAHLTIAELDPTFAGEAAGYRVTLDPAELASCDKVLSTSTVLLNDTLDAVLANCRSARYFAMVGPGAGCLPDPLFARGVTLLGGHWISDVEGFVDALAGGKPWGSHGRKFALPREEYPGVTALLDRLA; encoded by the coding sequence ATGAGCATCGCTACCGAACTGATTGCGCTTCTCGAACGTTTCGCCGCCCGTTCGGCGTTGCCGCGCGTCCGCGCGCTGCACGTGCCTCCGCCATCCGCGGCGGGCACGAAGAGCGGCGAATTCTGCGCGCTCGAACTGGAAGACGGCAGCATCGGCTTGAGCTACGTGCTGCTCGGCGACACGCTCGTCTCGCTCGCTGCGGACCCTGAGTTCGCGACACTCGCGGGTAGCGACAGTCTCGCGGTGGCGCGCTGGTACGCGAGCGCGTCGGGTGCCAAGCGGACGGTCGGCTTCGCGGCCGTGAACGCCCTGACCCGCTGCCTGTTCGAGCGTGCCGGCTTCATTCCCGATGCGGCCGCGGATTCGATCGGACTCCTCGATCCGCAGCCCGGCGAGCACATCGGGATGATCGGCTTCTTCTCGCCGCTGGTGCCGCGCATCGTGGCCGCCGGCGCCCACCTCACCATCGCCGAACTCGATCCCACGTTTGCAGGTGAAGCGGCCGGTTACCGCGTTACCCTCGATCCGGCCGAACTCGCGAGCTGCGACAAGGTGCTGTCCACCAGCACCGTCCTGCTCAACGATACGCTGGATGCGGTCTTGGCGAACTGCCGGTCGGCACGGTATTTCGCGATGGTCGGCCCGGGAGCCGGTTGCCTGCCGGATCCGTTGTTCGCGCGCGGCGTAACGCTGCTGGGCGGCCACTGGATCAGCGATGTGGAAGGTTTCGTCGATGCCCTGGCGGGTGGCAAGCCCTGGGGGTCACACGGGCGCAAATTTGCGCTGCCGCGGGAGGAATATCCGGGCGTCACCGCGTTGCTCGACCGCCTCGCATAG
- a CDS encoding AMP-binding protein: MLHAFAICAADSMALSANEAALLAAPMSHVNGWGVPYAAAMCGMKLVLPGPANDGRSLYELMRDERVTCACTARGSPPVISR, from the coding sequence GTGCTGCACGCGTTCGCAATATGCGCAGCCGACAGCATGGCGCTTTCCGCGAACGAGGCCGCGCTGCTGGCGGCACCGATGTCTCACGTCAATGGCTGGGGCGTGCCCTATGCAGCAGCGATGTGCGGCATGAAACTCGTGCTGCCGGGGCCGGCCAACGACGGCAGGAGCCTGTACGAACTGATGCGAGATGAACGCGTCACCTGCGCCTGCACGGCCCGTGGGTCCCCGCCGGTTATTTCAAGGTGA
- a CDS encoding BadF/BadG/BcrA/BcrD ATPase family protein, giving the protein MLAYRFDMSRVPCSVRLALQPPATAFELPGSLQDTAKELLEELYENANITMEDIDFIVGTGYGRIALKFDTVPSEILTEISCHAMGAHYLNAGTRTIIDIGGQDAKAIQVDPETGKVVKFRMNDKCAAGKSVIGHFRTKDPFHDALDQVVTFYTCDTMRATSNAINHYFKPSYGYVVPRTSDNPCTTRPTSCAAGGKAWRPSSSSRSYAGVVVWNGDPGWTRRWASPKSSECDARSRTCGRWRSRETVRMRSRRRSSPKVLLFRRAGPPFPPPMRMRSGRGGC; this is encoded by the coding sequence ATGCTCGCCTATCGATTTGATATGTCTCGCGTCCCGTGTTCCGTGCGCCTTGCACTCCAGCCGCCCGCGACGGCTTTCGAGCTGCCCGGAAGCCTGCAGGATACGGCCAAGGAACTGCTGGAAGAGCTGTACGAAAACGCCAATATCACGATGGAAGACATCGATTTCATCGTCGGTACGGGCTACGGCCGGATCGCGCTGAAATTCGACACGGTGCCCAGTGAGATCCTCACCGAGATCTCCTGCCACGCCATGGGCGCCCACTACCTGAACGCCGGCACCCGCACCATCATCGACATCGGCGGCCAGGACGCCAAGGCCATCCAGGTCGATCCGGAAACCGGCAAGGTGGTCAAGTTCCGCATGAACGACAAGTGCGCGGCGGGCAAGAGCGTCATCGGCCACTTCCGCACCAAGGACCCGTTTCACGACGCTCTCGACCAGGTGGTCACCTTCTACACCTGCGACACGATGCGCGCGACTTCCAACGCGATCAACCACTATTTCAAGCCGTCCTACGGCTACGTGGTGCCGCGGACGAGCGATAACCCCTGCACGACGAGACCGACAAGCTGCGCCGCGGGCGGGAAGGCGTGGAGGCCAAGTTCCTCCTCGCGCTCGTACGCAGGCGTCGTGGTCTGGAATGGCGATCCCGGCTGGACGAGGCGGTGGGCCTCGCCGAAGTCTTCGGAATGCGACGCGCGCTCGAGGACCTGCGGCCGTTGGCGTTCGAGGGAGACGGTGAGGATGCGGTCGCGAAGGAGATCGTCCCCGAAAGTCCTCCTGTTCCGCCGCGCAGGCCCACCGTTCCCCCCACCAATGCGAATGCGGTCCGGACGGGGGGGCTGCTGA
- a CDS encoding helix-turn-helix transcriptional regulator produces the protein MLGRNLSNKQIASALSISDETVKWHVKNLFVKFSAGSRRHVVDRARMLGILNDPY, from the coding sequence TTGCTCGGGCGCAATCTGTCGAACAAACAGATCGCGAGCGCCCTGAGCATCAGCGACGAGACCGTCAAATGGCACGTCAAGAATCTTTTTGTCAAGTTCAGCGCGGGTTCGCGACGGCACGTGGTCGACCGCGCCCGTATGCTCGGCATCCTCAACGATCCCTACTGA
- a CDS encoding 2-oxoacid:acceptor oxidoreductase family protein translates to MPPILEKAGYQSNPLEDGTLTDFRLYTIDISELTAQALKDMGISKKEIGRCKNYYALGLMLCLYSRPLESEEGNIRAKFAKKPEIAEANVIALRAAYGGVLGLTTTSGPGMALKTEALGLAVMLELPLVITNVQRGGPSTGLPTKVEQSDLLQAVYGRNGECPIPVIAARSPADCFDCAIEAFRIAVKYMTPVIFLSDGGIGNAAEPWRIPDPARLSPLAVKFRTDPEGFQPYARDENLARAWVRPGTPGMEHRVGGLEKNFLTGNISHDPINHERMVDVRAAKVAGIAKDIPPLMVEGPGSGDLLIVGWGSTYGSIVQAREKAALAGKSVAHVHLRHLNPLPHDLGDIMSRYREHPNMTALFKGSCLAIYLLALVGIFIDLPAGVAAPVQYGAVILLGAHVLEIFVAFKSIRLYRGSLVVSIVLTVLFGFLHWMPLARAKRRTGSPKAARGSRLGA, encoded by the coding sequence ATGCCCCCGATTCTGGAGAAGGCGGGTTATCAGAGCAATCCGCTCGAAGACGGGACGCTCACCGACTTCCGCCTCTACACGATCGACATCTCGGAGCTGACGGCGCAGGCCCTGAAGGACATGGGGATCTCGAAGAAGGAAATCGGCCGCTGCAAGAACTACTACGCACTCGGCCTGATGCTGTGCCTGTACAGCCGGCCGCTGGAATCCGAGGAAGGCAACATCCGCGCGAAATTCGCGAAGAAGCCCGAAATCGCCGAGGCGAACGTGATCGCCTTGCGCGCGGCCTACGGCGGCGTGCTGGGCCTGACCACCACGTCCGGCCCCGGCATGGCTTTGAAGACCGAGGCGCTGGGCCTCGCCGTCATGCTGGAATTGCCGCTGGTGATCACCAACGTGCAGCGCGGCGGCCCCTCGACCGGTTTGCCGACCAAAGTCGAGCAGTCCGACCTCTTGCAGGCAGTGTATGGGCGTAACGGCGAATGCCCGATCCCCGTGATCGCCGCCCGCTCGCCGGCCGACTGCTTCGACTGCGCGATCGAGGCGTTCCGCATCGCCGTCAAATACATGACACCGGTGATCTTCCTGTCCGACGGCGGCATCGGCAACGCGGCCGAGCCGTGGCGGATTCCGGATCCGGCGCGCCTGTCGCCGCTGGCGGTCAAGTTCCGCACCGATCCGGAGGGCTTCCAGCCGTATGCGCGCGATGAGAATCTGGCGCGCGCCTGGGTACGGCCCGGCACGCCGGGCATGGAGCATCGCGTCGGGGGGCTCGAGAAGAATTTCCTGACCGGCAACATCTCCCACGACCCGATCAACCATGAGCGCATGGTCGACGTGCGCGCGGCCAAGGTGGCCGGCATCGCGAAGGACATTCCGCCGCTCATGGTGGAGGGGCCTGGCAGCGGCGATCTGCTGATCGTCGGCTGGGGCAGCACCTACGGGTCGATCGTTCAGGCGCGCGAGAAGGCTGCGCTGGCCGGCAAGTCGGTGGCGCATGTGCATCTGCGCCACCTCAACCCGCTACCCCACGATCTCGGCGACATCATGTCCCGCTACAGGGAACATCCGAATATGACCGCTTTATTCAAAGGCAGCTGCCTGGCTATCTACCTGCTGGCGCTTGTCGGCATTTTCATCGACCTTCCGGCCGGTGTCGCGGCTCCGGTGCAGTACGGCGCCGTGATCCTGCTCGGGGCTCACGTGCTCGAAATTTTCGTGGCCTTCAAGAGCATCAGGCTCTATCGGGGATCGCTCGTGGTCAGCATCGTGCTGACCGTATTGTTCGGGTTCCTGCACTGGATGCCGCTCGCAAGGGCAAAACGCAGGACCGGCTCCCCGAAGGCAGCTCGAGGCTCACGGCTCGGAGCGTGA
- a CDS encoding AMP-binding enzyme, translating into MTGASPLDADGFFASGDIATIDGKGWLRVTDRAADAIKSGGEWMSSGELEAVAVGHPGVFEAALIALPGTQQRSRRLLVVLRRSSCEVSREELLDYLAQRLDRRWLPDDVAFVEHIPHTATGKVRKGQLREMFAAHPWPAEIAAPVV; encoded by the coding sequence GTGACGGGGGCATCGCCGCTCGACGCGGACGGATTCTTCGCAAGCGGGGATATCGCGACGATCGACGGTAAGGGCTGGCTACGGGTCACGGACCGGGCGGCGGACGCGATCAAGAGTGGCGGGGAATGGATGTCCTCGGGCGAACTCGAGGCGGTCGCCGTCGGCCACCCCGGCGTGTTCGAGGCGGCACTGATCGCGCTTCCCGGCACACAGCAGCGCTCCCGCCGGCTCCTGGTCGTGTTGAGGCGAAGCAGCTGCGAGGTGAGCCGGGAGGAACTGCTCGACTACCTCGCACAACGGCTCGACCGGCGCTGGCTGCCGGACGACGTGGCGTTTGTCGAGCACATTCCGCATACCGCCACCGGCAAGGTGCGCAAGGGGCAGTTACGCGAAATGTTCGCCGCACACCCCTGGCCAGCGGAGATCGCCGCTCCCGTCGTCTGA
- a CDS encoding helix-turn-helix transcriptional regulator, with the protein MTTETANPEFVLKSTPPRMPKEQLLRGRLSWDSEELRHKTIIEVIAPAGFGKTSLLGQWRREALNLGALVAWLTLDERDDVARFTGGLAYSMRVASGRPTFERAVAQLIRQGSSDFEGLTAWLAEVANLGAETVLILDEAQAATDAVQQSLLYLILNAPPNLRVVLASRKALQLPLSSFLARGLYASVGADRLRFTRQETAEILKARFKDRIDAESCMRLHEKAAGWPLGLQLAMVAIEREADLNAAIATMDAATGDLERYFLEGLLRDLEPRLVEFLVRISILDALQVELCAFVTGYEDAPAVLARLRDSLPIFADGLITDWIRFHPMVREFLAGQLRKRPDGERQALHARAARWLADHGMRESAADQALAAGEHALAYGLISECIYGAALEGDHVRLMYWLERMPPEELERHPRTLLGAAWVLALSERHQEATRLIEKIRGNFAAPVEERFESALISSSAAYFADRIDEVESILAPWEGHDDSASPPLKAIYANCTAIAQIYRGNPERARHLIRAAYVDVPAGLHGVRGWAEWGIGFSYLWEGHVQLAQEWLTEPCRRADDAIGRRNGVSAMLASALAMAHWEMGDTDAAEDVLLGRLDVLEHVSAPEAIVMGYQVAARLARMKGQDRRALDLLDNLYALGEVRKMPRYRVASLFEQARMHMMQGRARSCLDACERLEAMAPELETNTLLGRLLLLRMGLARGYGAIASGEWERALAILEPLHEETEKLRRGREGVETKFLIALARRHRGLEWKTRLDEAVGVADIFGMRRALNYLQPLVAEWESEEVAGDELVPERAPVPQRRTAAPPAHAAVARTGGLLTAKEEEILQLLGRNLSNKQIASALSISDETVKWHVKNLFVKFNAGSRRHVVDRARMLGILNDPY; encoded by the coding sequence ATGACAACTGAAACGGCGAATCCCGAATTCGTTCTGAAGAGCACGCCGCCGCGCATGCCCAAGGAGCAACTGCTGCGAGGCCGTCTCAGCTGGGACAGTGAGGAGCTCCGGCACAAGACGATCATCGAGGTCATTGCTCCCGCAGGCTTCGGCAAGACATCCCTGCTCGGTCAGTGGCGGCGCGAGGCCCTGAACCTTGGCGCGCTCGTCGCGTGGCTGACGCTCGACGAGCGGGACGACGTCGCCCGCTTCACTGGCGGTCTTGCGTATTCGATGAGGGTGGCGAGCGGACGGCCGACGTTCGAGCGGGCCGTCGCACAGCTGATCCGCCAGGGCAGCAGCGACTTCGAAGGCCTGACGGCGTGGCTCGCCGAAGTCGCCAATCTCGGTGCCGAGACGGTGCTGATCCTCGATGAGGCGCAGGCAGCCACGGATGCCGTCCAGCAGTCGCTGCTCTATCTGATCCTCAACGCGCCGCCGAATCTCCGCGTCGTCCTCGCTTCGCGCAAGGCGTTGCAGCTTCCGCTCTCGAGCTTTCTGGCGCGGGGCCTGTATGCCTCCGTCGGCGCGGACCGGCTGCGCTTTACGCGGCAGGAAACGGCCGAGATCCTGAAGGCACGGTTCAAGGATCGGATCGACGCCGAGTCCTGCATGCGTCTGCACGAGAAGGCCGCCGGCTGGCCACTGGGGCTCCAACTGGCGATGGTGGCCATCGAACGCGAGGCCGATCTGAACGCGGCGATCGCGACGATGGATGCGGCGACGGGCGATCTCGAACGCTATTTCCTCGAGGGCCTGCTGCGGGATCTGGAGCCGCGCCTCGTCGAATTCCTCGTTCGCATCTCGATCCTCGACGCCTTGCAGGTCGAGCTGTGCGCGTTCGTTACCGGGTACGAGGATGCTCCCGCGGTGTTGGCGCGCCTGCGTGATTCACTGCCGATCTTCGCAGACGGACTCATCACCGATTGGATCCGGTTTCACCCGATGGTGCGCGAATTTCTCGCCGGACAGTTGCGCAAGCGTCCCGACGGCGAGCGGCAGGCTCTGCACGCGCGGGCGGCGCGCTGGTTGGCCGACCATGGCATGCGCGAGTCGGCGGCGGACCAGGCGCTCGCGGCGGGCGAGCACGCGCTGGCATACGGCCTGATCAGCGAATGCATCTACGGTGCCGCGCTCGAAGGCGACCATGTCCGCCTGATGTACTGGCTGGAGCGCATGCCACCCGAAGAACTCGAGCGCCATCCACGCACACTGCTCGGTGCCGCCTGGGTGCTTGCGCTGAGCGAGCGGCACCAGGAGGCGACCCGGCTGATCGAGAAGATACGCGGAAACTTCGCCGCCCCCGTGGAAGAACGTTTCGAGAGCGCTCTGATCAGCAGTTCGGCGGCGTATTTCGCCGATCGGATCGACGAGGTGGAGAGCATTCTTGCGCCATGGGAGGGGCATGATGACTCGGCGTCGCCGCCCCTGAAGGCGATCTACGCCAATTGCACGGCGATTGCCCAGATCTACCGCGGCAATCCGGAGCGGGCGCGCCATCTGATCCGGGCGGCTTACGTGGACGTGCCCGCCGGACTGCATGGGGTGCGCGGCTGGGCCGAGTGGGGGATCGGCTTCAGCTACCTGTGGGAGGGGCACGTGCAGCTCGCACAGGAGTGGCTCACGGAACCCTGCCGTCGGGCGGACGACGCAATCGGACGCCGCAATGGTGTGAGCGCGATGCTGGCCTCGGCATTGGCGATGGCGCACTGGGAGATGGGCGATACAGATGCGGCGGAGGACGTGCTGCTTGGACGGCTGGACGTGCTCGAGCACGTCTCGGCGCCGGAGGCGATTGTCATGGGCTACCAGGTTGCGGCCCGGCTTGCGCGCATGAAGGGGCAGGATCGACGTGCGCTCGATCTGCTCGACAACCTCTATGCGCTCGGCGAGGTCCGCAAGATGCCGCGTTATCGCGTCGCCAGCCTGTTCGAACAGGCGCGCATGCACATGATGCAGGGGCGCGCGCGGTCCTGTCTCGATGCCTGTGAGCGCCTCGAAGCGATGGCGCCCGAACTGGAGACGAATACCCTACTTGGGCGCCTGCTGTTGCTGCGCATGGGTCTGGCCCGCGGTTACGGTGCGATCGCTAGCGGTGAGTGGGAAAGGGCCCTGGCGATCCTCGAACCCCTGCACGAAGAAACGGAGAAGCTGCGGCGCGGACGGGAAGGTGTGGAGACCAAGTTCCTCATCGCGCTTGCGCGCCGGCATCGCGGCCTGGAATGGAAGACCCGGCTGGACGAGGCGGTTGGCGTCGCGGATATCTTCGGGATGCGGCGCGCGCTCAATTATCTGCAGCCGTTGGTCGCCGAGTGGGAAAGCGAGGAGGTAGCCGGCGACGAACTCGTGCCGGAGCGTGCGCCTGTTCCGCAGCGGCGGACGGCAGCTCCCCCCGCCCATGCGGCGGTCGCCAGAACGGGCGGGCTACTGACCGCGAAGGAAGAAGAGATTCTTCAATTGCTCGGGCGCAATCTGTCGAACAAGCAGATCGCAAGTGCCTTGAGCATCAGCGACGAGACCGTCAAGTGGCACGTCAAGAATCTGTTCGTCAAATTCAATGCGGGCTCGCGACGGCACGTGGTCGACCGCGCCCGGATGCTGGGTATCCTCAACGATCCGTATTGA